A region from the Triticum urartu cultivar G1812 chromosome 1, Tu2.1, whole genome shotgun sequence genome encodes:
- the LOC125546232 gene encoding rRNA biogenesis protein RRP5 isoform X2, with the protein MAPHGDRKKGKGADRPGKPGLGPNRKEFKNHRKEEGEKAGGAEEQDQEQGQQPAPHPAALFNAADDGDFPRGGRSLLSRDEMAEARTEAEVEFEKEERRGKKKRKANTSSGIDGDDDLGTLFGGATTGKLPRFANRITLKNISPSMKLWGVVIEVNQKDIIVSLPGGMRGFVRTEEVSDIALHGNSKDNDGSVCAEVVHVGQLVPCMVLQVDDDKKEGKAHKRVWLSLRLSRMYKGLSLDAIQDGMVLTAQVKSVEDHGYILYFGVSTFSGFMPKAGKETEKIESGQLIQCVVKGIDKTRSIIHLSSDEDLISKSIIKDLKGLSIDHLIPGMMMSARVHSVLENGVMLSFLTYFTGTADIFNLSSSFPSGNWKDDYSKNKKVNARILFVDPSTRAVGLTLNQHLLRLNVPPINVKVGEIYDKSRVLRVDKKAGLFLEIPSPTPSPGFVSIHDVSDKDVKNVEKKFREGSLTRVRVLGVRHLEGVALGTLKDSAFEGSVFTHADVKPGMVVRAKVVTVEPFGAIVQFSSGVKALCPLPHMSELDNIVKPPKKFKAGAELLFRVLGCKSKRITVTYKKSLVKSKLEVLASYADAKIGLVTHGWITKIEKHGCFVRFYNGVQGFVSRSELGLEPGIEAESVYHVGQVVKCRIVSVVPTSRKLYVSFTMSSNRVVQADTAKVGTIVSGVVERLTPATIVVSVNGFSKGSILTEQLADHHGQAAQLKNMLKPGHEFNQLLVLDTEGQNLVLSAKHSLINTANDIPSEISQMQAGAVVHGYICNIIEAGCFVRFLGHLTGFSPKDKAVDRPIEKLSDVFCVGQSVRSHVLNVNAESARVKLSLQQSMCSSPDCSFIQGYFLLDQKIAALKYSAPSTSHDWVKYFGIGSLVKGEVGAVEEYGVILNFKDHPDVVGLIEHHQLGGSTVKVGSSVKGLVVDLSDGVVNLSLKPELVGSVSKDEKKKKRHRAAVLDLELREEVNAVVEIVKDSYMVLSVPEYNHAIGFAPLMDYNSQLLPQHHYDNGQCINVVVGSIPSSDPSGRLILLPKGSAHDSNISSSKRAKKKSDYKVGSLVEAEIIDIKPLEVILKFGVNLHGRIHITEVLEEDCSEHPFSKLKIGQKVHARIVAQAEHSAKTGRNLKWELSIKPSLLKDLEESTASEAELNHSINDIIRAYVVKVDTEWVWLTVSRKVMAHLFILDSSVEPSELKEFQQCYSVGQAVKGRIIGVNREKRLLRLKAFDNQCMLENIDDTQKTVSSIAEHTKEGDIIGGRIQRILPGVGGLVIQIGPHLHGRVHYTEIVDSWVPEPLSGIHEGQFVKCKVLAVSRQAEGSVRVDLSLRSRKLDNLTTCAPRFEKINDLCPGTEVKGYVKNVNPKGCFIMLSRMVEARIILSNLSDEYVENPQKDFSVGMLVQGRVLSAEPLSGKVEVSLRKSTGSKSQKLDDISYSDLHVGDIVDGQVKRVESYGLFVTIKSSELVGLCHVSELSDEPVLDINACYKAGDIVKAKILKIDEDRHRVSLGLKESYFDSDLTDDENGNKNDGGRVPMDISRAPQMSGGFNSTLVLPGREPRASVPPLQVALDEYEVSDQEGDQKAHEIANGNESNVKKSDRRLKEKARKQREIEISALEERALQKDIPQTPDEFEKLVRSSPNSSFVWIKYMAFLLDLADVEKARSVAERALRTINIREEEEKLNVWVAYFNLENEYGSPREDAVKKIFQRALQYCDPKKVHLALLGMYERTKQNELADELFDRMTKRFKTSCKIWLRRIQFSLTQGKDVEYIKSVVNRALLSLPQSKRIKFLTQTAILEFKCGVAEEGRSRFELILREYPKRTDIWSVYLDQEIRLGDTEIIRALFDRVTCLSLPPKKMKFLFKKYLRYEKAQGDEERIEHVKQKAMEYVEISRA; encoded by the exons ATGGCGCCGCACGGCGACAGGAAGAAGGGGAAGGGCGCGGACCGCCCGGGCAAGCCGGGGCTGGGCCCCAACCGCAAGGAGTTCAAAAACCACCGCAAGGAGGAGGGGGAGAAGGCGGGCGGCGCTGAGGAGCAGGATCAGGAGCAGGGGCAGCAGCCGGCGCCGCACCCCGCGGCTCTGTTCAACGCCGCCGACGACGGCGATTTCCCCAGAG GAGGGCGCAGCCTCCTGAGCAGGGACGAGATGGCCGAGGCGCGCACGGAGGCCGAGGTGGAGTTCgagaaggaggagaggagggggaagaagaagaggaaagccAACACCTCGTCGGGAATCGACGGCGATGATGACCTGGGGACCCTCTTCGGCGGGGCTACCACTGGGAAGCTCCCACGCTTCGCCAATCGCATCACCTTGAAG AATATTTCACCAAGCATGAAGCTTTGGGGTGTTGTAATCGAAGTTAACCAAAAAGACATTATAGTGAGTCTACCTGGCGGAATGAGAGGGTTTGTTCGCACAGAGGAAGTTTCGGACATTGCTTTGCATGGAAATAGCAAG GATAATGATGGCAGTGTATGTGCTGAAGTTGTTCATGTTGGTCAGCTTGTACCTTGTATGGTTCTGCAAGTTGATGATGATAAGAAAGAAGGAAAAGCGCACAAACGGGTTTGGTTATCATTGCGGTTGAGCCGGATGTACAAGGGTCTTTCTCTGGATGCTATCCAGGATGGAATG GTGCTCACTGCTCAAGTGAAAAGCGTCGAGGACCATGGTTACATTCTTTATTTCGGAGTATCGACATTTAGTGGATTTATGCCAAAAGCTGGCAAAG AAACTGAGAAGATTGAGAGCGGACAACTCATACAATGTGTCGTGAAGGGGATTGATAAAACTCGCTCTATTATTCACTTGAGTTCTGATGAAGACTTGATCTCTAAATCCATT ATTAAAGATCTGAAAGGCCTTTCCATTGATCATCTAATTCCTGGCATGATGATGAGTGCACGTGTTCATTCAGTCCTTGAAAATGGAGTTATGCTATCATTTCTTACTTACTTTACTGGAACG GCTGATATTTTTAATTTGTCGAGCTCCTTCCCTTCTGGTAATTGGAAAGATGATTACAGCAAGAATAAGAAG GTAAATGCCCGCATCTTGTTTGTTGATCCTTCAACAAGAGCAGTTGGGCTTACATTGAACCAACACTTACTTCGTCTTAATGTACCCCCTATT AATGTTAAAGTTGGAGAAATATATGACAAATCACGGGTGCTGAGGGTGGATAAAAAGGCTGGTCTTTTTCTTGAAATACCTTCTCCAACTCCATCACCTGGATTTGTTAGT ATACACGATGTATCAGACAAGGATGTGAAGAATGTGGAGAAGAAGTTTAGGGAAGGCAGCTTGACACGTGTCCGTGTACTTGGAGTGCGACATCTTGAAGGAGTTGCACTAGGCACCCTAAAA GACAGTGCTTTTGAAGGTTCTGTTTTCACTCATGCTGATGTCAAACCAGGTATGGTAGTGAGAGCTAAGGTTGTTACTGTTGAGCCTTTTGGCGCAATTGTGCAGTTTTCAAGTGGTGTGAAAGCACTTTGCCCACTTCCTCACATGTCTGAGTTAGACAACATTGTAAAGCCACCGAAGAAATTTAAG GCTGGAGCTGAATTACTTTTCCGTGTTTTGGGTTGCAAATCCAAGAGAATAACAGTGACATACAAGAAGTCTCTG GTCAAATCAAAACTTGAAGTGTTGGCCTCGTATGCTGATGCAAAGATTGGTTTAGTGACTCATGGATGGATTACTAAAATAGAAAAGCATGGGTGCTTTGTGAGATTTTACAATGGAGTTCAGGGGTTTGTTAGCAG ATCTGAACTTGGACTAGAGCCAGGTATTGAAGCTGAAAGTGTTTATCATGTTGGACAAGTTGTCAAATGTAGAATTGTAAGCGTGGTCCCCACTTCAAGGAAACTATATGTTAGTTTTACAATGTCTTCTAATAG GGTCGTTCAAGCTGATACTGCAAAGGTGGGTACTATTGTTTCTGGTGTTGTGGAGCGACTTACTCCTGCAACTATTGTGGTCAGTGTCAATGGCTTCTCCAAGGGATCTATACTTACTGAACAGTTGGCAGATCATCATG GCCAAGCTGCTCAGTTGAAGAATATGTTGAAGCCTGGCCATGAGTTCAACCAGCTTTTAGTTCTTG ATACTGAAGGCCAAAATTTAGTTCTTTCCGCTAAGCACTCACTTATCAACACCGCAAATGACATTCCATCAGAGATATCACAGATGCAAGCAGGAGCTGTAGTTCAT GGTTACATTTGCAACATCATCGAAGCTGGTTGTTTTGTTCGCTTTCTTGGACATCTAACTGGTTTCTCTCCCAAGGATAAA GCGGTTGACAGGCCGATAGAAAAGCTTTCTGATGTGTTCTGTGTTGGCCAATCAGTTCGTAGTCATGTCCTCAAT GTGAATGCAGAATCTGCTCGAGTAAAGCTTTCACTTCAACAGTCCATGTGCTCTTCACCTGATTGTTCATTTATTCAAGGATATTTTCTTCTTGATCAGAAG ATTGCGGCATTGAAGTATTCAGCTCCTAGTACTTCTCATGACTGGGTGAAATATTTTGGCATTGGTAGCTTGGTTAAGGGTGAGGTGGGAGCAGTAGAAGAATATGGTGTTATCCTTAACTTCAAAGACCATCCGGATGTTGTTGGTCTAATTGAACATCATCAGC TTGGTGGCAGTACTGTAAAAGTGGGTTCTTCTGTGAAGGGTCTTGTTGTGGATTTATCTGATGGAGTTGTAAATTTATCGCTTAAACCTGAACTAGTTGGCAGTGTCAGCAAGGATGAGAAAAAGAag AAACGTCACAGAGCTGCGGTTTTGGACTTGGAGCTTCGGGAAGAAGTCAATGCAGTTGTGGAGATAGTCAAAGACAGCTATATG GTTCTTTCTGTCCCTGAGTATAATCATGCAATAGGCTTTGCACCGTTGATGGATTACAACTCACAGTTGCTTCCTCAACATCACTATGATAATGGGCAGTG CATTAACGTTGTCGTTGGAAGTATCCCAAGTTCTGACCCTTCTGGAAGACTTATCCTTCTCCCGAAAGGATCAGCCCATGATTCTAATATCTCTAGTTCTAAAAGGGCTAAGAAGAAATCAGACTACAAAGTTGGGTCACTTGTTGAAGCAGAG ATTATTGATATCAAGCCGCTTGAGGTTATTTTGAAATTTGGTGTCAATCTTCATGGAAGGATTCATATTACTGAG GTCCTTGAAGAAGATTGCAGCGAGCATCCCTTTAGTAAACTCAAAATCGGGCAAAAGGTCCATGCAAGAATTGTTGCACAAGCTGAACATTCAGCAAAAACTGGCAGAAATTTGAAATGGGAACTATCTATTAAGCCATCCTTGCTTAAAG ACTTGGAAGAATCAACTGCATCTGAAGCTGAATTGAATCACTCAATTAATGACATCATACGTGCTTATGTCGTCAAGGTGGATACAGAGTGGGTCTGGTTAACTGTATCCAGAAAGGTTATGGCTCATTTATTTATTCTCGATAGTTCAGTTGAGCCGAGCGAATTAAAAGAGTTCCAACAGTGTTATAGTGTCGGTCAAGCAGTGAAAGGACGCATTATTGGGGTGAACAGAGAGAAAAGGTTGTTGAGGCTGAAAGCGTTTGATAACCAATGCATGCTCGAGAATATAGATGACACACAAAAAACAGTATCTTCTATTGCTGAACACACGAAGGAAGGAGATATCATTGGTGGACGCATCCAAAGGATTCTACCTGGTGTTGGTGGGCTTGTCATCCAGATTGGACCTCATCTTCATGGAAGAGTTCATTATACTGAAATTGTTGATTCGTGGGTACCTGAACCCCTATCTGGGATCCATGAAGGTCAATTTGTAAAGTGCAAGGTCCTGGCTGTAAGCCGCCAAGCTGAAGGATCTGTCCGGGTTGACCTATCACTTCGCTCAAGAAAACTTGATAATTT GACAACTTGCGCTCCCCGGTTTGAGAAGATCAACGATCTGTGCCCCGGTACAGAGGTTAAG GGTTATGTGAAGAATGTGAATCCCAAAGGGTGTTTCATCATGCTTTCTCGAATGGTTGAGGCTAGGATTATTTTGTCAAATCTGTCAGATGAGTATGTCGAAAATCCCCAGAAGGATTTCTCAGTTGGAATGCTTGTACAGGGAAG GGTATTGTCTGCGGAACCACTATCAGGGAAAGTTGAGGTATCACTTAGGAAGAGCACTGGTAGCAAATCGCAGAAGTTGGATGATATTAGCTACAGTGACCTGCATGTTGGGGACATCGTTGATGGTCAAGTTAAACGGGTTGAATCCTATGGATTATTTGTGACAATCAAGAGCAGTGAACTG GTGGGCTTGTGTCATGTATCAGAACTTTCTGATGAACCAGTTCTTGATATCAACGCTTGCTACAAAGCTGGTGATATAGTTAAAGCTAAAATTTTGAAG ATTGACGAGGATCGACACCGAGTATCCCTTGGCCTTAAGGAATCTTACTTTGACTCTGATCTGACTGATGATGAAAATGGCAACAAGAATGATGGTGGAAGGGTTCCCATGGACATCAGCCGTGCCCCTCAGATGTCTGGAGGTTTTAACAGCACTTTAGTTCTTCCTGGACGTGAACCCAGGGCTTCTGTTCCCCCACTTCAGGTCGCCTTGGACGAATACGAAGTTTCTGACCAAGAGGGTGATCAGAAAGCTCATGAAATTGCTAATGGAAATGAATCAAATGTAAAAAAGAGCGATAGACGGTTAAAGGAGAAGGCGAGAAAACAAAG GGAAATAGAAATCAGTGCCTTGGAGGAAAGGGCTTTACAGAAAGATATACCACAGACTCCAGATGAATTCGAAAAGTTGGTGAGGAGCTCTCCAAATAGTAGCTTCGTCTGGATAAAGTATATGGCATTTTTGTTAGACCTTGCGGATGTCGAGAAAGCACGTTCAGTAGCTGAAAG GGCTTTGAGAACAATAAACAttagagaggaggaggagaaacTCAATGTATGGGTAGCATACTTCAACCTTGAAAATGAATACGGGAGTCCACGGGAG GATGCTGTCAAGAAGATATTCCAAAGAGCCTTGCAGTATTGTGATCCCAAAAAGGTGCACTTGGCTCTTCTTGGAATGTACGAGAGGACTAAACAGAATGAACTGGCAGATGAACTTTTTGATAGAATGACCAAAAGATTCAAAACTTCGTGCAAG ATCTGGTTGCGCCGCATTCAGTTTTCTCTCACTCAAGGCAAGGATGTTGAATACATCAAATCTGTCGTAAACCGTGCGCTTCTTAGTCTACCACAAAGCAAGCGTATAAAGTTTCTAACGCAGACTGCTATCCTGGAGTTCAAGTGTGGGGTGGCTGAGGAAGGGAGATCCAGATTTGAGCTGATCCTAAGGGAGTATCCGAAAAGAACAGATATTTGGAGCGTTTACCTAGACCAG GAAATTCGACTTGGTGACACCGAAATAATACGGGCATTGTTTGATAGGGTGACATGCCTTAGTCTACCTCCAAAAAAGATGAAG TTCTTGTTCAAGAAATACCTGCGATACGAGAAGGCTCAGGGCGATGAAGAAAGAATCGAGcatgtgaagcagaaggcaatgGAGTACGTTGAGATTTCTAGAGCCTGA